From a single Aggregatilinea lenta genomic region:
- a CDS encoding GNAT family N-acetyltransferase yields the protein MTMLKGLLVDLVPMNAAYEDKMVQYWNNESRQWAFMGDWGPISRASIKRIVEHRREGAAHGYTGVHFMMRARDGNTIGSTGLNWVNQWSRTASLGSWIGEPAYWSGGHGTDALLLLMEYAFDWLDLRRLDLGTMGPNVRAQQNVEHCGFRLEARRRGATFVDGQPVDVLEYGILREEWPGRAALVEQLNLRQRAETRYGKVE from the coding sequence ATGACGATGCTCAAGGGGCTGCTGGTCGATCTTGTCCCGATGAACGCCGCGTATGAAGACAAGATGGTCCAGTACTGGAATAACGAGTCGCGCCAGTGGGCGTTCATGGGCGACTGGGGGCCGATCTCACGCGCGTCGATCAAGCGCATCGTCGAGCACCGGCGCGAAGGTGCGGCACACGGCTACACCGGCGTGCATTTCATGATGCGCGCCCGCGACGGCAACACCATCGGCTCGACCGGCCTGAACTGGGTCAATCAGTGGAGCCGGACCGCTTCGCTGGGATCGTGGATTGGGGAACCGGCCTACTGGTCCGGTGGGCACGGCACGGACGCCCTGCTGCTGCTGATGGAGTACGCGTTCGACTGGCTCGACCTGCGGCGGCTGGACCTGGGCACCATGGGGCCTAACGTGCGCGCCCAGCAGAACGTCGAGCACTGCGGCTTCCGGCTGGAAGCGCGGCGGCGCGGGGCGACTTTCGTGGACGGCCAGCCGGTCGACGTGCTGGAATATGGCATTCTGCGCGAGGAGTGGCCGGGCCGGGCCGCGTTGGTGGAACAGCTCAATCTGCGCCAGCGCGCCGAGACACGGTATGGAAAGGTCGAATAG